Proteins from one Embleya scabrispora genomic window:
- a CDS encoding PRC and DUF2382 domain-containing protein, whose protein sequence is MKTNVTPQELIGRKVVDSEGSKIGTIGQVYLDDRTGEPEWVTVKTGMFGGRESFVPLGPADMQGDDLRVPFDKELVKEAPSLGTDEHLSPEEEARLYRHYSVTPSGGMTRTGTTEGTAGAAGTAAAAGTRHRSDMSKSQLAGSDDGYEELTGKHDPSVRTNDPSARAAGAPTTAAAGTAGAMSGRTARTDTGTAGATTRPASAASGTARTAATSGKAGMDWMTRSEERLDVHVETIEAGRAALRKVVETERVDKVVPVMHEEWEIVREPIDDSNRRDALAGPDMKESALEIVLHAERVVVHKEVVPVERIRLVSKQVQGEQRVTEEVRRERIELHDGDKVQVLDGKGERLDKKR, encoded by the coding sequence GTGAAGACGAATGTCACCCCGCAGGAACTGATCGGCCGCAAGGTCGTCGATTCCGAAGGCAGCAAGATCGGGACCATCGGCCAGGTGTACCTGGACGACCGCACCGGCGAGCCGGAGTGGGTCACCGTCAAGACCGGCATGTTCGGCGGACGCGAGAGCTTCGTACCGCTGGGCCCGGCCGACATGCAGGGTGACGACCTGCGTGTGCCGTTCGACAAGGAGCTGGTCAAGGAGGCGCCCAGTCTGGGTACCGACGAGCACCTGTCGCCGGAGGAGGAGGCCCGTCTCTACCGCCACTACAGCGTCACCCCCTCGGGCGGCATGACCCGCACCGGGACCACCGAAGGCACCGCCGGAGCCGCCGGTACGGCCGCCGCCGCGGGCACCCGGCACCGGTCCGACATGTCCAAGTCCCAGCTCGCCGGTTCGGACGACGGCTACGAGGAGCTGACCGGCAAGCACGACCCGTCGGTACGGACGAACGATCCGTCGGCCCGGGCCGCGGGCGCGCCGACCACCGCGGCCGCCGGCACCGCCGGCGCCATGAGCGGACGGACCGCGCGCACCGACACCGGGACCGCCGGCGCCACGACCCGGCCCGCCTCCGCCGCCTCGGGCACCGCCCGGACCGCGGCGACCTCCGGCAAGGCCGGCATGGATTGGATGACCCGTTCCGAGGAACGGCTCGACGTGCACGTGGAGACGATCGAGGCCGGCCGCGCCGCGCTGCGCAAGGTGGTCGAGACCGAACGGGTGGACAAGGTCGTCCCGGTCATGCACGAGGAATGGGAGATCGTCCGCGAACCGATCGACGACTCCAACCGCCGCGACGCGCTCGCGGGCCCCGACATGAAGGAAAGCGCGCTCGAGATCGTGCTGCACGCCGAGCGGGTCGTCGTCCACAAGGAGGTCGTCCCGGTCGAGCGCATCCGACTCGTCTCCAAGCAGGTGCAGGGCGAGCAGCGAGTGACCGAGGAGGTCCGCCGCGAGCGGATCGAACTGCACGACGGGGACAAGGTGCAGGTCCTCGACGGCAAGGGCGAACGGCTCGACAAGAAGCGGTAG
- a CDS encoding tetratricopeptide repeat protein has protein sequence MSDVVTSIAKGADVTLTLETYRMAEGLVEQREPLRALRLLEPALDEERDNVAVQQLAGRAYYLSLQLRRAEATLRRVIELDPCDAWATHALGRTLERAGRGAEAAPYLRLAAAMNPEPEYIAAAARYAD, from the coding sequence GTGTCCGACGTCGTCACGAGCATCGCGAAGGGAGCCGACGTGACGCTGACCCTGGAGACCTACCGCATGGCCGAAGGACTGGTCGAACAGCGCGAACCGCTGCGCGCGCTGCGCCTGTTGGAGCCGGCCCTCGACGAGGAGCGCGACAACGTCGCCGTGCAGCAGCTGGCCGGGCGGGCGTACTACCTCTCGCTCCAGCTCCGCCGGGCCGAGGCCACGCTGCGCCGGGTGATCGAACTCGACCCGTGTGACGCGTGGGCCACCCACGCGCTCGGCCGCACCCTGGAGCGGGCCGGCCGAGGCGCCGAGGCGGCCCCGTACCTGCGGCTCGCGGCGGCGATGAACCCGGAGCCGGAGTACATCGCGGCGGCGGCCAGGTACGCCGACTGA
- a CDS encoding NAD(P)-dependent alcohol dehydrogenase gives MKAVQYVEFGKPVEVREIPAPEPGPGQVLLRVTAAGVCHSDIFVMSRPPADFGFAAPLTLGHEGAGVVAALGEGVTGPNIGDAVVVYGPWGCGTCHACAQGRENYCPRAAELGIRPPGLGAPGALAEYLLIDDPRHLVPIGDLDPVRTVPLTDAGLTPYHAIKRSLDKLYAGSTAVVIGVGGLGHIGVQLLRALSAARVIALDVSEDKLELARASGAHLAITSDAKAADIVREATDGRGAQLVLDFAGVQPTVDLAAKCAAVESDLTIVGIGGGTLPVGFGLIPYECSVSTPYWGSRAELIELIDLARRGAVQAHVETFALDDAPEVYDRLHHGRINGRAVLVPGS, from the coding sequence ATGAAGGCCGTCCAATACGTCGAGTTCGGCAAGCCGGTCGAGGTGCGGGAGATCCCCGCACCCGAACCGGGCCCCGGGCAGGTACTGCTCCGGGTCACCGCCGCGGGCGTCTGCCACTCCGACATCTTCGTGATGAGCCGCCCGCCCGCCGACTTCGGCTTCGCCGCCCCGCTCACCCTCGGCCACGAGGGCGCCGGCGTGGTCGCCGCGCTCGGCGAGGGGGTCACCGGGCCGAACATCGGCGACGCCGTCGTGGTGTACGGGCCGTGGGGCTGCGGCACCTGCCACGCGTGTGCGCAGGGCCGGGAGAACTACTGCCCGCGCGCCGCGGAACTCGGCATCCGCCCGCCCGGCCTGGGCGCCCCCGGCGCGCTCGCCGAGTACCTGCTGATCGACGACCCGCGCCACCTGGTCCCGATCGGCGACCTGGACCCGGTGCGGACCGTCCCGCTGACCGACGCCGGGCTGACCCCGTACCACGCGATCAAACGCTCGCTGGACAAGCTGTACGCGGGCAGCACCGCCGTGGTGATCGGCGTCGGGGGCCTGGGCCACATCGGGGTGCAGTTGCTTCGCGCGCTCTCCGCCGCGCGGGTGATCGCGCTGGACGTGAGCGAGGACAAGTTGGAGTTGGCCCGGGCCTCCGGCGCGCACCTGGCGATCACCTCCGACGCCAAGGCCGCCGACATCGTCCGCGAGGCCACCGACGGACGCGGCGCGCAACTCGTGCTCGACTTCGCCGGCGTACAACCCACCGTGGACCTCGCCGCGAAGTGCGCCGCCGTGGAGAGCGACCTGACCATCGTCGGCATCGGCGGCGGCACCCTCCCGGTCGGCTTCGGTCTGATCCCCTACGAGTGCTCGGTGAGCACCCCCTACTGGGGCTCGCGCGCCGAACTGATCGAACTGATCGACCTGGCCCGCCGCGGCGCGGTGCAGGCGCACGTGGAGACGTTCGCGCTGGACGACGCCCCGGAGGTGTACGACCGGCTGCACCACGGCCGGATCAACGGCCGCGCGGTACTGGTCCCGGGCTCCTGA
- the disA gene encoding DNA integrity scanning diadenylate cyclase DisA: MATNDRTDKGTSADAALVRAALQSVAPGTALRDGLERILRGNTGGLIVLGFDKAVEALSTGGFVLDVEFSATRLRELCKLDGGVVVDRECTKIVRAGVQLVPDPSIPTEETGTRHRTAERVNKQTGYPVVSVSQSMRLIALYVNGRRHVLEDSAAILSRANQALATLERYKLRLDEVSGTLSALEIEDLVTVRDVCAVSQRLEMVRLIAREIDGYVTELGVDGRLLSLQLEELIAGVEDDRKLVARDYVPERAIKRGRTEADVLDELDGLAHADLLDLQTVARALGFTSGHEVLDSAVSPRGYRLLAKVPRLPPVVIERLVEHFGGLQKLLAASVDDLQAVDGVGEARARSVREGLSRLAESSILERYV, from the coding sequence GTGGCTACGAATGACCGGACCGACAAGGGGACGAGCGCCGACGCGGCTCTCGTGAGGGCGGCGCTGCAGTCCGTGGCCCCGGGCACCGCCCTGCGCGACGGCCTGGAGCGCATCCTCCGGGGCAACACGGGCGGCCTGATCGTGCTGGGTTTCGACAAGGCGGTGGAGGCGCTGTCCACCGGCGGCTTCGTGCTCGACGTCGAGTTCTCCGCGACCCGGCTGCGCGAGCTGTGCAAGCTCGACGGCGGGGTGGTGGTCGACCGCGAGTGCACGAAGATCGTCCGGGCGGGCGTGCAACTCGTCCCGGATCCGTCGATCCCGACGGAGGAGACCGGCACCCGGCACCGCACCGCCGAGCGGGTCAACAAGCAGACCGGCTACCCGGTGGTCTCGGTGAGCCAGTCCATGCGCCTGATCGCGCTCTACGTGAACGGTCGGCGACACGTCCTGGAGGACTCGGCGGCGATCCTGTCCCGGGCCAACCAGGCGCTCGCCACCCTGGAGCGCTACAAGCTGCGCCTCGACGAGGTGTCGGGCACGCTGTCCGCCCTGGAGATCGAGGACCTGGTCACCGTTCGGGACGTGTGCGCGGTGTCCCAGCGGCTGGAGATGGTGCGCCTGATCGCCCGCGAGATCGACGGCTACGTCACCGAGTTGGGGGTCGACGGCCGGTTGCTCTCGCTGCAGCTCGAAGAGTTGATCGCGGGTGTCGAGGACGACCGCAAGCTGGTCGCCCGCGACTACGTGCCGGAGCGCGCCATCAAGCGCGGCCGGACCGAGGCGGACGTGCTCGACGAACTCGACGGCCTGGCCCACGCCGATCTGCTCGACCTGCAGACGGTGGCCCGCGCGCTCGGCTTCACCTCGGGCCACGAGGTCCTGGACTCGGCGGTCAGCCCGCGCGGCTACCGACTGCTCGCCAAGGTCCCCCGGCTCCCACCGGTGGTGATCGAGCGGCTCGTGGAGCACTTCGGCGGCCTGCAGAAGCTGCTCGCGGCCAGCGTGGACGACCTCCAGGCGGTGGACGGCGTGGGCGAGGCCCGGGCCCGCAGCGTCCGCGAGGGCCTGTCCCGCCTCGCCGAGTCCTCGATCCTGGAGCGCTACGTCTGA
- a CDS encoding lysoplasmalogenase produces MRARALLAAYLMLGVADSVLAAAEVDGARWVTKPLLMPVLIAFVWVAARPGAEHDLRLPIGALVGGFVGDVGLLVDREATFLVGMAGFAVGHVCYLLAFRRMGITLSPWLPAGYLLAWGVMMAAVCGGLGDLLVPVLGYSLLLTAMAVCAAGVGRRTGLGGALFLGSDAVIALGLADVGLFPGQAALVMPTYVAGQLLLALTWASRPLPGRHADAAADPRSTAASG; encoded by the coding sequence GTGAGAGCTCGTGCGCTGCTCGCCGCCTACCTGATGCTGGGCGTCGCCGACTCGGTGCTCGCGGCGGCGGAGGTGGACGGGGCCCGCTGGGTCACCAAGCCGCTGTTGATGCCGGTGCTGATCGCCTTCGTGTGGGTGGCCGCACGGCCCGGCGCCGAGCACGATCTGCGGCTGCCGATCGGCGCGCTCGTGGGCGGGTTCGTCGGCGACGTGGGGCTGCTGGTGGATCGGGAGGCCACGTTCCTGGTCGGGATGGCCGGGTTCGCCGTCGGGCATGTGTGCTACCTGCTCGCCTTCCGGCGGATGGGGATCACACTGTCGCCGTGGCTGCCGGCGGGGTACCTGCTCGCCTGGGGCGTCATGATGGCCGCCGTGTGCGGCGGACTGGGCGATCTGCTGGTGCCGGTACTCGGCTACAGCCTCCTGCTCACCGCGATGGCCGTGTGCGCGGCCGGGGTGGGCCGGCGCACCGGACTCGGCGGCGCGCTGTTCCTGGGCTCCGACGCGGTGATCGCCCTCGGCCTGGCCGATGTCGGCCTGTTTCCGGGTCAGGCGGCGCTGGTGATGCCCACCTACGTGGCCGGGCAACTGCTGTTGGCGCTCACCTGGGCGAGCCGGCCGTTGCCCGGCCGGCACGCCGACGCGGCGGCGGACCCTCGGTCCACCGCCGCGTCGGGTTGA
- a CDS encoding GNAT family N-acetyltransferase, which produces MTMTIRPATARDLSGLLALYAEFHPGDVPLPIEQAHPIWADIATQRGRTVLVADLDGTVVGTVDSVVLPNLTRGGHSIMFVENVVVAASHRRRGIGGRLMAAALTAAGDAGCYKVQLLAAGGADAHAFYRACGFDAIAQGFRRYLRPVASGAAPG; this is translated from the coding sequence ATGACCATGACCATCCGCCCGGCGACCGCCCGGGATCTGTCGGGGTTGCTCGCGCTCTACGCCGAATTCCATCCCGGGGACGTGCCGCTGCCGATCGAGCAGGCGCATCCGATCTGGGCGGACATCGCCACCCAGCGCGGGCGCACGGTGCTGGTCGCCGACCTCGACGGGACGGTCGTGGGCACCGTCGACAGCGTGGTGCTGCCCAACCTGACCCGGGGCGGGCACTCGATCATGTTCGTGGAGAACGTCGTGGTCGCCGCGTCGCATCGCCGGCGGGGCATCGGCGGGCGGCTGATGGCCGCCGCGCTCACCGCCGCCGGCGACGCCGGGTGCTACAAGGTGCAACTGCTCGCCGCCGGCGGCGCCGACGCGCACGCCTTCTATCGGGCCTGCGGGTTCGACGCCATCGCCCAGGGGTTTCGGCGTTATCTGCGACCCGTCGCGAGTGGCGCCGCGCCCGGTTGA
- a CDS encoding SDR family NAD(P)-dependent oxidoreductase — translation MSADFAARTAIVTGAASGIGAAVARRLAADGARVVVADLDDVGAARVAAEITEAGGTARGMRVDVADPDSGAELVRATVAAFGGLHLAVNNAGVTGPHAPTGEYPADGWRAVIDVDLGGVFHGMRHQIPAMLESGGGAIVNVASILAVVGFPNAAGYVAAKHGVLGLTRTAAIEYAQRGIRINAVGPGFVETPLLDDADPKARAALTRLHPMGRLGTPEEVAEPVAFLLSGRASFITGSYHPVDGGYTAP, via the coding sequence ATGAGTGCCGACTTCGCCGCCAGGACCGCCATCGTCACCGGCGCCGCCTCCGGGATCGGCGCGGCCGTCGCCCGGCGGCTCGCGGCCGACGGTGCCCGGGTCGTGGTCGCCGACCTCGACGACGTCGGCGCGGCCCGCGTCGCCGCCGAGATCACCGAGGCCGGCGGCACCGCGCGCGGCATGCGGGTGGACGTGGCCGACCCGGACTCCGGCGCGGAACTGGTGCGCGCGACCGTGGCGGCGTTCGGCGGTCTGCACCTCGCGGTCAACAACGCCGGCGTCACCGGCCCGCACGCGCCCACCGGCGAATACCCGGCGGACGGCTGGCGCGCGGTGATCGACGTCGATCTCGGCGGTGTCTTCCACGGGATGCGCCACCAGATCCCGGCGATGCTGGAGAGCGGCGGCGGGGCGATCGTCAACGTGGCGTCGATCCTGGCCGTGGTCGGCTTCCCGAACGCGGCCGGCTACGTGGCCGCCAAACACGGCGTGCTCGGCCTGACCCGGACCGCCGCGATCGAGTACGCGCAGCGCGGGATCCGGATCAACGCGGTCGGCCCGGGCTTCGTCGAGACCCCGCTGCTCGACGACGCCGACCCGAAGGCGCGCGCCGCGCTGACCCGGCTGCATCCGATGGGCCGGCTCGGCACCCCCGAGGAGGTCGCCGAGCCGGTGGCCTTCCTGCTCTCCGGCCGGGCCTCGTTCATCACCGGGAGTTACCACCCGGTCGACGGCGGCTACACCGCGCCGTAG
- the radA gene encoding DNA repair protein RadA — MARTTTKDRPSYRCTECGWTGPKWLGRCNECHAWGTVEEFGAPKARSIAAGPVTTAALPIGRIDVQQARFRPTGVDELDRVLGGGLVPGAVVLLAGEPGVGKSTLLLDVASKSASPAARTLYITGEESAAQVRLRAGRIGALNEELYLAAETDLAALISHVDAVKPALLVVDSVQTIASPAIDGAPGGVSQIREVTGALIRIAKERNIATVLVGHVTKDGSIAGPRLLEHLVDVVLHFEGDRHARLRLVRAIKNRYGTADEVGCFELHDEGITGLTDPSGLFLTQRAEPVSGTCVTVTLEGKRPLVVEVQALVAPSQIPTPRRATSGLDSARIGMVLAVLERRGGVRLEKTEIHTATVGGVKLTEPAADLAAALALAGAAADHPLPTKLVAIGEVGLAGEIRRTTGVQRRLAEAFRLGFTHALVPPDPGKIPKGMKVIEVADIREALRAFNLVSARERRDDRT, encoded by the coding sequence ATGGCCAGGACCACCACGAAGGATCGCCCGTCGTATCGCTGCACCGAGTGCGGCTGGACCGGGCCGAAATGGCTGGGCCGCTGCAACGAGTGCCACGCGTGGGGCACGGTCGAGGAGTTCGGCGCGCCCAAGGCCCGCTCGATCGCCGCCGGACCGGTCACCACCGCGGCGCTGCCGATCGGCCGGATCGACGTACAGCAGGCCCGGTTCCGCCCGACCGGCGTCGACGAGTTGGACCGGGTGCTCGGCGGCGGCCTGGTCCCGGGCGCGGTCGTACTGCTCGCGGGCGAGCCCGGCGTCGGCAAGTCCACCCTGCTGCTCGACGTGGCGAGCAAGTCCGCCTCGCCGGCCGCCCGCACCCTCTACATCACCGGCGAGGAGTCGGCCGCCCAGGTCCGCCTGCGCGCGGGCCGGATCGGCGCGCTGAACGAGGAGCTCTACCTCGCCGCGGAGACCGACCTCGCCGCGTTGATCAGCCACGTCGACGCGGTCAAACCCGCGCTGCTGGTGGTCGACTCGGTGCAGACCATCGCCTCGCCCGCGATCGACGGCGCCCCCGGCGGCGTGTCGCAGATCCGCGAGGTGACCGGCGCGCTGATCCGGATCGCCAAGGAACGCAACATCGCCACCGTGCTGGTCGGCCACGTCACCAAGGACGGCTCGATCGCCGGCCCCCGCCTGCTGGAGCACCTGGTCGACGTGGTGCTGCACTTCGAGGGCGACCGGCACGCCCGACTGCGCCTGGTCCGCGCGATCAAGAACCGCTACGGCACCGCCGACGAGGTCGGCTGCTTCGAACTGCACGACGAGGGCATCACCGGCCTGACCGACCCCAGCGGCCTGTTCCTGACCCAGCGCGCCGAACCGGTCTCCGGCACCTGCGTCACGGTGACCCTGGAGGGCAAGCGGCCCCTGGTGGTAGAGGTCCAGGCGCTGGTGGCCCCGTCCCAGATCCCCACCCCGCGACGGGCCACCTCGGGCCTGGACTCGGCCCGGATCGGCATGGTGCTCGCGGTCCTGGAGCGGCGCGGCGGGGTGCGCCTGGAGAAGACCGAGATCCACACCGCCACCGTCGGCGGCGTCAAGCTCACCGAACCGGCCGCCGACCTGGCCGCGGCGCTGGCCCTCGCGGGCGCCGCCGCCGACCATCCGCTGCCGACCAAGCTGGTCGCGATCGGCGAGGTCGGCCTCGCGGGCGAGATCCGCCGCACCACCGGCGTGCAGCGCCGGCTCGCCGAGGCGTTCCGGCTCGGCTTCACGCACGCCCTGGTGCCGCCCGATCCCGGGAAGATCCCCAAGGGCATGAAGGTGATCGAGGTGGCCGACATCCGCGAGGCGCTGCGCGCGTTCAACCTGGTCTCCGCACGCGAGCGCCGGGACGACCGCACATGA
- a CDS encoding BACON domain-containing protein: MVGDGAVRESGTTDETGAVPDAVALYDTHGDALFGFCVALGYQPRVAERVVRETLAVAPERIRALRDPRRSRALLYALVRVVAERAAGERAGPGVVEQVLAAGGAGWSVPDRRRLAPLVPYALWAVDEDERIALDLSARHRLSDAEVADVLGVSERRVARLLARGPVRFEQALAVYAVATHARRDCPELALLLPDAGAAVEAGLRQPLYLHVDSCPDCLALRPGPVEVRALLAGGGSAKAPYAIRMALRADGSVESADPVERGGFPKGTGRPRSRVPVVAACATAVALVFGTAVLSRPGAEHDTPIALSTAPLSERPPALHPAESPAAAASVVPGTAPAPSTARAVPTSAPSTRSAVAKPTARPSRGAKPSTSGGAPVAGGSLTLPRAGGTGEGNPAAPGTLSWSRSTVDLGADGAAQTVRLTATGGPVAWSLAVSENDWLTVSSRAGTLANGQSISITIAANPDRAPATTWAVSVSANPTGVSLNVTGGPASHESATSEFQQR, translated from the coding sequence ATGGTGGGGGACGGTGCGGTGCGGGAATCCGGGACGACGGACGAAACGGGCGCGGTGCCCGACGCGGTGGCGTTGTACGACACCCACGGTGACGCGTTGTTCGGCTTCTGCGTGGCGCTCGGGTACCAGCCTCGGGTCGCCGAGCGGGTGGTGCGCGAGACGCTGGCGGTCGCGCCGGAGCGGATCCGCGCGTTGCGCGACCCGCGCCGGAGTCGGGCGCTGTTGTACGCGCTGGTCCGGGTCGTGGCCGAACGGGCGGCGGGAGAGCGGGCCGGTCCCGGGGTGGTCGAGCAGGTCCTGGCCGCGGGTGGCGCGGGGTGGTCGGTGCCCGATCGGCGCCGATTGGCGCCGCTGGTGCCGTACGCGCTGTGGGCGGTCGACGAGGACGAGCGGATCGCCCTGGACCTGTCGGCGCGGCACCGCCTGAGCGACGCCGAAGTGGCCGATGTGCTGGGCGTGTCCGAGCGGCGGGTGGCGCGGCTGCTGGCGCGCGGGCCGGTCCGGTTCGAGCAGGCCCTCGCGGTGTACGCGGTGGCCACGCACGCGCGGCGGGACTGCCCCGAACTCGCGTTGCTGCTGCCGGACGCGGGGGCCGCGGTCGAGGCGGGGCTGCGGCAACCGCTGTACCTGCACGTCGACTCCTGCCCGGACTGCCTGGCGCTGCGCCCGGGGCCGGTGGAGGTGCGGGCGCTGCTCGCGGGCGGCGGGTCGGCCAAGGCGCCGTACGCGATCCGGATGGCGCTGCGGGCGGACGGCTCGGTCGAGTCGGCGGATCCGGTCGAGCGGGGCGGCTTTCCGAAGGGCACGGGTCGGCCGAGGTCGCGGGTGCCGGTGGTGGCCGCGTGTGCGACGGCCGTCGCGCTGGTGTTCGGTACGGCGGTGCTGTCGCGGCCGGGGGCCGAGCACGACACGCCGATCGCGCTGAGTACGGCGCCGCTTTCGGAGCGGCCGCCGGCGCTGCATCCGGCCGAGTCGCCGGCCGCCGCGGCGAGTGTGGTCCCCGGTACCGCGCCCGCGCCGTCGACGGCGCGGGCGGTGCCGACCTCGGCGCCGAGCACCCGGTCCGCCGTCGCGAAGCCGACCGCGCGGCCGAGCCGAGGCGCCAAGCCGTCGACGAGCGGTGGCGCCCCGGTTGCGGGCGGGTCGTTGACCCTTCCGCGGGCGGGCGGCACCGGCGAGGGCAATCCGGCGGCGCCCGGCACGCTGTCCTGGTCCCGCTCGACGGTGGACCTCGGCGCGGACGGCGCCGCGCAGACCGTCCGGCTCACCGCCACCGGCGGGCCGGTCGCCTGGTCGCTGGCGGTGTCGGAGAACGACTGGCTCACCGTGAGTTCCCGGGCCGGCACACTGGCCAACGGCCAGTCGATATCGATCACGATCGCGGCGAATCCGGACAGGGCACCGGCCACCACGTGGGCAGTGTCCGTTTCGGCGAATCCGACCGGTGTTTCGCTGAACGTCACCGGAGGACCGGCTTCGCACGAAAGTGCGACGAGCGAATTCCAGCAAAGGTGA
- a CDS encoding sterol desaturase family protein: protein MDLTVFAIPAFTLLLAVEWASYRFAPDDDERGYAVKDTATSLTMGLGSIAAGLGWGLLTVLAWDGLHELTPLRLPHTWWTWVLVIVGVDFFYYWEHRAGHEVRLLWASHVVHHSSRHYNLSTALRQPWTGVHHIVFIGPMLLLGFPFAMVVTSFSINLLYQFWIHTERIGRLWKPIEYVFNTPSHHRVHHGSNPRYLDRNYGGILIVWDRLFRSFEPEGEPVNYGLTKNIGTYNPLRVAFHEYAAIARDVRAARTWRVRFGRVLRGPGWQPAPAASTAPAGATAEAAA, encoded by the coding sequence ATGGACCTCACGGTGTTCGCCATTCCGGCCTTCACCCTCCTCCTGGCCGTCGAGTGGGCGTCGTATCGCTTCGCCCCCGACGACGACGAGCGCGGGTACGCGGTGAAGGACACCGCGACGAGTCTGACGATGGGCCTGGGCAGCATCGCGGCCGGCCTCGGCTGGGGCCTGTTGACCGTCCTGGCCTGGGACGGACTGCACGAGTTGACCCCGTTGCGGCTCCCGCACACGTGGTGGACGTGGGTCCTGGTCATCGTCGGCGTCGACTTCTTCTACTACTGGGAGCACCGCGCCGGTCACGAGGTACGGCTGCTGTGGGCGAGCCACGTCGTGCACCACTCCAGTCGGCACTACAACCTCTCCACCGCGTTGCGGCAGCCCTGGACCGGTGTGCACCACATCGTGTTCATCGGGCCGATGCTGCTGCTCGGCTTCCCCTTCGCGATGGTGGTCACGTCCTTCTCGATCAACCTGCTGTACCAGTTCTGGATCCACACCGAGCGGATCGGCAGGCTCTGGAAACCGATCGAGTACGTCTTCAACACCCCGTCGCACCACCGCGTGCACCACGGTTCGAACCCGCGATACCTGGACCGCAACTACGGCGGCATCCTGATCGTGTGGGACCGGCTGTTCCGCAGCTTCGAGCCCGAGGGTGAGCCGGTGAACTACGGACTGACCAAGAACATCGGGACGTACAACCCGCTGCGGGTGGCCTTCCACGAATACGCGGCGATCGCGCGCGACGTGCGCGCCGCGCGTACCTGGCGGGTGCGGTTCGGGCGGGTGCTGCGCGGTCCCGGCTGGCAGCCCGCGCCGGCCGCGTCGACGGCCCCGGCGGGCGCCACCGCCGAGGCCGCGGCGTGA
- a CDS encoding A/G-specific adenine glycosylase yields MSHALHEPILDWYSANNRDLPWRTPDASAWAVVVSEFMLQQTPVARVLPVYTAWLERWPTPAALAADEPGEAVRMWGRLGYPRRALRLHGAATAMVDRHDGEVPREHADLLALPGVGEYTAAAIASFAFGQRHIVLDTNVRRVIGRAIDGVEYPPQATTPAERRTAGTLLPAAAETASTWAVAIMELGALVCTAKSPKCVGCPIAALCAWRLAGKPAYTGPPRRGQTYAGTDRQVRGRLLAVLRDSAEPVAQAALDAVWDEPVQRARALDGLVADGLVEPLAAGVYRLPAGPLSDSTSSPRRSDSSESASNSVSPSR; encoded by the coding sequence ATGTCACACGCACTGCACGAGCCGATCCTCGACTGGTATTCGGCCAACAACCGCGATCTGCCCTGGCGCACCCCCGACGCGTCCGCGTGGGCGGTGGTGGTCAGCGAGTTCATGCTGCAACAGACCCCGGTGGCCCGGGTGTTGCCGGTCTACACGGCCTGGCTGGAGCGCTGGCCCACCCCCGCCGCACTGGCCGCCGACGAACCGGGCGAGGCGGTGCGGATGTGGGGCCGGCTCGGCTACCCGCGCCGCGCCCTGCGCCTGCACGGCGCGGCGACCGCGATGGTCGACCGGCACGACGGCGAGGTCCCGCGCGAACACGCGGACCTGCTCGCGCTCCCCGGGGTGGGCGAGTACACCGCCGCCGCCATCGCCTCGTTCGCGTTCGGACAGCGGCACATCGTGCTGGACACCAACGTGCGCCGGGTGATCGGCCGGGCCATCGACGGCGTCGAGTATCCGCCGCAGGCCACCACGCCGGCCGAACGGCGCACCGCCGGCACGCTGTTGCCCGCCGCCGCCGAGACGGCGTCGACCTGGGCGGTGGCGATCATGGAGCTCGGCGCGCTGGTGTGCACGGCCAAGTCGCCCAAGTGTGTGGGGTGTCCGATCGCGGCGTTGTGCGCGTGGCGCCTGGCCGGCAAGCCCGCCTACACGGGTCCGCCGCGACGGGGGCAGACGTACGCGGGCACCGACCGCCAGGTCCGGGGCCGACTGCTCGCGGTGTTGCGGGACAGCGCAGAACCGGTGGCCCAGGCCGCGTTGGACGCGGTGTGGGACGAACCCGTCCAACGCGCGCGGGCGCTGGACGGGCTGGTCGCCGACGGTCTGGTGGAGCCGTTGGCGGCGGGCGTGTACCGCCTGCCGGCCGGTCCGCTCAGTGACAGTACTTCTTCTCCGCGTCGATCGGATTCGTCGGAATCCGCATCGAATTCCGTTTCACCGAGCCGGTGA